In Cloacibacterium caeni, a single window of DNA contains:
- a CDS encoding DUF4395 domain-containing protein, with translation MPTENKIRITAFLVFILTILYITTHSVWIPLFLLIDFALRGSGYGKWSVLGFLAEKIVSIFNLEQKPIYFPPKQFAAQVGFIFSFTLLVFNLLEINSLIVSGILLICAGLEAFFNFCVGCYVYNAYYHIKNK, from the coding sequence ATGCCCACAGAAAACAAAATCAGAATAACCGCATTTTTAGTATTTATCTTAACCATTTTATACATCACAACTCATTCCGTTTGGATTCCTCTTTTTCTATTAATAGATTTTGCTTTGAGAGGTTCTGGATACGGAAAATGGAGTGTTTTAGGATTTTTAGCTGAGAAAATAGTTTCGATTTTTAATTTAGAACAAAAACCCATTTATTTTCCACCAAAACAATTTGCTGCACAAGTCGGATTTATTTTTTCATTTACATTATTGGTTTTTAATCTTCTCGAAATCAACAGTCTTATTGTAAGCGGAATTTTGCTGATTTGCGCAGGTCTGGAAGCGTTTTTCAATTTCTGTGTAGGGTGTTATGTGTACAATGCTTATTATCACATCAAAAATAAATAG
- the topA gene encoding type I DNA topoisomerase codes for MSKNLVIVESPAKAKTIQKYLGKDFEVKSSFGHIRDLPKKGMGIDLKTFTPDYEVSADKKKLVTELKAAVKKAEIVWLASDEDREGEAIAWHLAQELKLKEENTKRIVFHEITKNAILKAIENPRKIDQNLVNAQQARRVLDRIVGFEMSPVLWKKVKTGLSAGRVQSVAVRLVVEREQEIRNFKPTSTYKVEGTFLNAEKQEIAAKLKKDFAQEKEAEAFLEKSQNTEFKVLNVEKKPGTRSASAPFTTSTLQQEASNRLGYNVTSTMRIAQRLYEEGYITYMRTDSVNLSQDAISAAKDFIEKEFGAEYSSPRNYTTKSASAQEAHEAIRPTDFGVKTIGDAQLNKLYQLIYKRTLASQMANAKIEKTVIEIGNSALPSHFEAQGEVIVFDGFLKVYGISKTEEDDEENNEKLLPKVNVGEVLSYKKITATEKFTKPAARYTEAALVRKLEELGIGRPSTYAPTIQTIQNRGYVDKREILPQEREIVKLSLGKSGLKKEVLTEKFGGDKNKFVPTDIGEVVNEFLINNFNEILDYGFTAKVEQDFDDIANGSEKWKETLKHFYDNFHPKIEDVEEHADRATGERLLGVDSKSGKNVYARMGRYGAMIQIGENDDEEKPTYASLLPTQNINTISFEEALELFKIPFDLNEFQGKPVSVGVGRFGPYVKWGDAFISIGRGTDPFSVTQEVAENFIKEKIEADAPIATYKGEPVTKGTGRFGPFVKYKDLYVNVPKKYDFDNLSQGDIEELISAKLEKEANRYIQQWEKEKISIENGRWGPFIKFGKGMFKIPKKEDGSKYEAEELQTVSLDEVKKWITDQDKTAFAEKKKPAAKKTVAKKPATKKK; via the coding sequence ATGTCAAAAAATCTAGTCATCGTAGAGTCACCAGCAAAAGCGAAGACCATTCAGAAGTATCTTGGAAAGGATTTCGAAGTGAAATCTAGCTTCGGTCATATCCGAGATTTACCCAAAAAAGGAATGGGAATAGACCTTAAAACCTTCACGCCAGATTACGAAGTTTCTGCGGATAAAAAGAAATTGGTAACTGAACTGAAAGCAGCGGTGAAAAAAGCGGAAATCGTTTGGTTGGCTTCCGATGAAGACCGTGAAGGAGAAGCTATTGCTTGGCATTTAGCACAAGAATTAAAACTCAAAGAAGAAAATACTAAGCGTATTGTTTTCCACGAAATTACCAAAAACGCAATCCTAAAAGCGATTGAAAATCCTAGAAAAATTGACCAGAATCTCGTAAATGCTCAACAAGCAAGAAGAGTTTTAGACAGAATTGTAGGTTTTGAAATGTCGCCAGTACTTTGGAAAAAAGTGAAAACAGGACTTTCGGCAGGTAGAGTACAATCTGTTGCAGTAAGATTGGTAGTAGAAAGAGAACAAGAAATTAGAAATTTCAAACCGACTTCTACTTATAAAGTGGAAGGAACTTTCTTAAATGCCGAAAAGCAAGAAATTGCTGCAAAACTGAAAAAAGATTTTGCTCAAGAAAAAGAAGCGGAAGCATTTTTAGAAAAATCTCAAAATACTGAATTCAAAGTTTTAAATGTAGAGAAAAAGCCAGGAACACGTTCTGCTTCTGCACCTTTTACTACTTCTACATTGCAGCAGGAAGCGTCTAATAGATTAGGGTATAATGTAACTTCTACCATGAGAATTGCACAGCGTCTCTACGAAGAAGGGTACATTACTTATATGAGAACAGACTCCGTAAATCTATCTCAAGATGCGATTAGTGCTGCTAAAGATTTCATAGAAAAAGAATTTGGGGCAGAATATTCTTCGCCAAGAAATTACACTACGAAATCTGCATCTGCTCAAGAAGCGCACGAAGCAATTCGTCCGACTGATTTTGGGGTGAAAACCATTGGTGATGCACAACTCAATAAATTATATCAACTCATTTATAAGAGAACTCTAGCTTCTCAGATGGCAAATGCAAAAATTGAAAAAACCGTAATTGAAATCGGGAATTCTGCTTTGCCAAGTCATTTCGAAGCGCAAGGTGAAGTAATTGTTTTCGATGGTTTCCTAAAAGTGTATGGAATTTCGAAAACTGAAGAAGATGATGAGGAAAACAACGAAAAACTATTGCCAAAAGTAAATGTAGGCGAAGTTTTAAGCTATAAAAAAATTACAGCTACCGAAAAATTTACTAAACCAGCAGCAAGATATACGGAAGCTGCTTTGGTAAGAAAATTAGAAGAATTGGGAATTGGTAGACCTTCTACTTATGCACCAACGATTCAGACGATTCAGAATAGAGGATATGTAGATAAAAGAGAAATTCTTCCACAGGAAAGAGAAATTGTAAAACTTTCTCTAGGAAAATCTGGACTGAAAAAAGAAGTTTTGACGGAGAAATTCGGTGGAGATAAAAATAAATTCGTTCCTACAGATATTGGCGAAGTGGTGAATGAATTCTTAATCAATAATTTCAATGAAATTTTAGATTATGGTTTTACTGCAAAAGTAGAACAAGATTTTGATGATATTGCCAATGGTTCAGAAAAATGGAAAGAAACACTGAAACATTTCTATGATAATTTCCACCCGAAAATTGAAGATGTAGAAGAACATGCAGACAGAGCTACTGGCGAAAGATTATTAGGTGTAGATTCTAAATCTGGCAAAAATGTTTACGCTAGAATGGGAAGATATGGTGCGATGATTCAAATTGGGGAAAATGATGATGAAGAGAAACCAACTTACGCTTCACTTTTGCCAACGCAGAATATCAATACTATCAGTTTTGAAGAAGCGCTAGAATTATTTAAAATTCCTTTTGATTTAAATGAATTCCAAGGAAAACCAGTTTCTGTTGGCGTAGGAAGATTCGGGCCTTATGTAAAATGGGGAGATGCTTTTATTTCTATTGGAAGAGGAACAGATCCTTTTTCGGTAACTCAAGAGGTTGCAGAAAATTTTATCAAAGAAAAAATAGAAGCAGATGCGCCAATTGCCACTTATAAAGGTGAACCTGTGACGAAAGGAACAGGAAGATTTGGACCATTTGTAAAATACAAAGATTTATATGTAAATGTTCCTAAGAAATATGATTTTGACAATCTTTCTCAAGGAGATATTGAAGAACTTATTTCTGCCAAATTAGAGAAAGAAGCGAATCGTTATATTCAGCAATGGGAAAAAGAAAAAATTTCTATTGAAAACGGAAGATGGGGACCTTTCATCAAATTTGGCAAAGGAATGTTCAAAATTCCTAAAAAAGAAGACGGAAGCAAGTATGAAGCAGAAGAATTGCAAACTGTTTCTTTGGATGAAGTAAAAAAATGGATTACTGATCAGGATAAAACAGCTTTTGCTGAAAAGAAAAAACCTGCGGCAAAGAAAACAGTTGCTAAAAAACCTGCAACGAAGAAGAAATAA
- the ileS gene encoding isoleucine--tRNA ligase, with product MKKFTEYKQLNLNAVAENVANFWKTNQTFKKSVETREGKPEYVFYEGPPSANGMPGIHHVMARALKDIFCRYQTQNGKQVFRKAGWDTHGLPVELGVEKELGITKEDIGKKITVEEYNQACRNAVMRYTDVWNDLTEKIGYWVDLDNPYITYEPKYMETVWWLLKQLYNKDLLYKGYTIQPYSPKAGTGLSSHELNQPGTYRDVSDTTVVAQFSVKNLSEKASEKISNLESQISNLSILAWTTTPWTLPSNTALAVGRDIEYVLVKTFNQYTFEPINIILARPLLEKQFGKKFVEGTDEDFANYTSESKTIPYQILAEFTGEDLAGTTYEQLIPWFLPAENPDQAFRVIIGDFVTTEDGTGIVHIAPTFGADDNRVAQENGIPPMLVKDENDNLVPLVDLTGRFLKGENVPEIFSGKYIKNEYYDEGTAPEKSWDVELAILLKTENKAFKVEKYVHSYPHCWRTDKPVLYYPLDSWFVKMTSVRNRLVELNETINWKPKSTGEGRFANWLENVNDWNLSRSRYWGIPLPIWRSEDLKEQKVIGSVEELVNEIQKSIDAGFMTENPFKDFEVGNMSAENYAKIDLHKNIVDAITLVSETGKPMKRESDLIDVWFDSGSMPYAQLHYPFENKEMIDSGKAFPADFIAEGVDQTRGWFYTLHAIGTTVFDSIAYKNVVSNGLVLDKNGQKMSKRLGNAIDPFETLQKYGPDATRWYMISNANPWENLKFDLEGIDEVRRKFFGTLYNTYSFFSLYANVDGFNYSEKEVENRPEIDRWILSELNLLVKDVTEFYEDYEPTKVARAINNFVNDNLSNWYVRLCRRRFWKGDYSEDKISAYQTLYTCLETVAKISAPIAPFFMDQLYQDLNAVTGKDAAESVHLTDFPKVDESLIDQNLVEKTHLAQTITSMVFSLRKKENVKVRQPLQKVMIPVLDKKTEEQILAVSELIKQEVNVKELQLINAEEASHLIVKQIKPNFKSLGQRLGKDMKTVAGEITNMTSEQISTIEKEGKMTIAGYEIGLEDVEISTKDIPGWTVASEGKTTVALDLTITNELKSEGIAREFINRVQNLRKDKDFDLTDRISIRLEENCPFRKELTNNEQYICTEVLSDKIEFVISLANFEEIEIDEVKFNVNIEKI from the coding sequence ATGAAGAAGTTCACAGAATACAAGCAACTTAACCTAAATGCTGTAGCAGAAAACGTTGCCAATTTTTGGAAAACCAATCAAACCTTTAAAAAATCCGTAGAAACACGCGAGGGAAAACCTGAATACGTTTTTTACGAAGGACCGCCTTCTGCAAACGGAATGCCGGGAATTCACCACGTAATGGCGAGAGCATTAAAGGATATTTTTTGCCGTTATCAAACGCAAAACGGAAAGCAAGTTTTCCGTAAAGCTGGTTGGGACACGCATGGTTTACCTGTAGAACTAGGTGTAGAAAAAGAACTCGGAATTACCAAAGAAGACATCGGTAAAAAAATTACCGTTGAAGAATATAACCAAGCGTGTAGAAATGCTGTAATGCGTTATACAGACGTTTGGAACGACCTTACCGAAAAAATTGGTTATTGGGTAGATTTAGACAATCCTTACATTACCTACGAACCAAAATATATGGAAACAGTTTGGTGGTTACTCAAACAATTGTACAACAAAGATTTATTGTACAAAGGTTACACTATTCAGCCATATTCTCCAAAAGCGGGAACTGGACTTTCTTCTCACGAATTGAATCAACCAGGAACGTACAGAGATGTTTCTGACACTACGGTTGTTGCTCAGTTTTCTGTAAAAAATCTTTCTGAAAAAGCTTCAGAAAAAATCTCAAATCTCGAATCTCAAATCTCGAATCTAAGTATTCTTGCTTGGACAACTACCCCTTGGACTTTGCCTTCTAACACAGCTCTTGCAGTTGGTAGAGACATAGAATATGTTTTGGTAAAAACCTTCAATCAATATACTTTTGAGCCGATTAATATCATTTTGGCTCGTCCGTTATTGGAAAAACAATTCGGGAAAAAATTTGTAGAAGGAACAGATGAAGACTTCGCCAATTACACTTCTGAAAGTAAAACCATTCCTTACCAAATTTTAGCAGAATTTACAGGGGAAGATTTAGCAGGAACTACTTATGAACAATTGATTCCTTGGTTTTTACCAGCAGAAAATCCAGATCAAGCATTCCGTGTAATCATCGGAGATTTTGTAACTACGGAAGACGGAACGGGAATTGTACACATTGCGCCAACTTTCGGTGCAGATGACAACAGAGTTGCCCAAGAAAACGGAATTCCGCCAATGTTGGTAAAAGATGAAAATGATAATCTTGTTCCGTTGGTAGATTTAACCGGAAGATTTTTAAAAGGCGAAAACGTTCCTGAAATTTTCAGCGGAAAATATATTAAAAACGAATATTACGACGAAGGAACTGCTCCCGAAAAATCTTGGGATGTAGAACTCGCAATTTTGTTAAAAACCGAAAATAAGGCCTTCAAAGTAGAGAAATATGTTCACAGTTATCCGCATTGTTGGAGAACTGATAAACCAGTGCTGTATTATCCTTTGGATTCTTGGTTTGTAAAAATGACTTCCGTGAGAAATCGTTTGGTAGAACTCAATGAAACCATTAATTGGAAACCAAAATCTACAGGTGAAGGAAGATTTGCCAACTGGTTAGAAAATGTAAACGATTGGAATCTTTCTCGTTCAAGATATTGGGGAATTCCTTTGCCAATCTGGAGAAGCGAAGATTTGAAAGAGCAAAAAGTTATTGGTTCTGTAGAAGAATTGGTGAATGAAATTCAAAAATCTATAGATGCAGGTTTTATGACCGAAAATCCTTTCAAAGATTTTGAAGTAGGAAATATGTCTGCTGAAAATTATGCAAAAATAGATTTACACAAAAATATAGTTGACGCCATCACTTTGGTTTCAGAAACTGGAAAACCAATGAAACGTGAATCTGATTTGATAGATGTTTGGTTTGATTCTGGTTCTATGCCTTATGCACAATTGCATTATCCTTTCGAAAATAAGGAAATGATTGACAGCGGAAAAGCTTTTCCGGCAGATTTTATTGCAGAAGGAGTAGACCAAACTAGAGGTTGGTTCTACACACTTCACGCAATTGGAACTACGGTTTTCGATTCTATTGCTTATAAAAATGTGGTTTCCAACGGTTTAGTCCTTGACAAAAACGGACAAAAAATGTCTAAACGTCTCGGAAATGCAATCGACCCTTTTGAAACTTTACAAAAATATGGACCTGATGCGACGCGTTGGTACATGATTTCTAACGCCAATCCTTGGGAAAATTTAAAATTTGACTTAGAAGGAATTGATGAAGTTCGTAGAAAATTCTTCGGAACGCTTTATAACACTTATTCTTTCTTCAGTTTGTACGCGAATGTTGATGGATTCAATTATTCTGAAAAAGAAGTTGAAAATCGCCCAGAAATTGACCGTTGGATTTTATCTGAACTCAATTTATTGGTAAAAGATGTTACAGAATTCTACGAAGATTACGAACCTACGAAAGTGGCAAGAGCGATTAATAATTTCGTGAATGACAATTTAAGTAACTGGTATGTAAGATTGTGCAGAAGACGTTTCTGGAAAGGAGATTATTCTGAAGACAAAATTTCTGCTTACCAAACTTTATATACTTGTTTAGAAACTGTCGCGAAAATTTCGGCGCCAATTGCTCCTTTCTTTATGGACCAATTGTACCAAGATTTGAACGCGGTTACTGGAAAAGACGCAGCAGAATCTGTTCACTTAACAGATTTTCCGAAAGTTGATGAAAGCTTAATCGACCAAAATTTGGTAGAAAAAACACATTTGGCACAAACCATCACATCTATGGTTTTCTCTTTGAGAAAGAAAGAAAACGTGAAGGTTCGTCAACCACTTCAAAAAGTAATGATTCCTGTTCTAGACAAGAAAACGGAAGAGCAAATTTTAGCAGTTTCGGAACTCATCAAACAAGAAGTGAATGTAAAAGAATTACAATTAATTAATGCAGAAGAAGCAAGTCATTTAATTGTAAAACAAATTAAGCCGAATTTCAAATCTTTAGGTCAAAGACTAGGAAAAGACATGAAAACGGTCGCTGGTGAAATTACTAATATGACTTCGGAGCAAATTTCCACCATTGAAAAAGAAGGAAAAATGACCATTGCAGGTTATGAAATCGGTTTGGAAGATGTAGAAATTTCTACGAAAGACATCCCAGGTTGGACGGTTGCTAGCGAAGGAAAAACAACGGTAGCGCTTGATTTAACCATTACAAATGAATTAAAATCTGAAGGAATTGCAAGAGAATTCATCAATAGAGTTCAGAATTTAAGAAAAGACAAAGATTTCGACCTAACAGACAGAATTTCAATCAGATTAGAAGAAAACTGTCCGTTTAGAAAAGAACTTACTAACAATGAACAATATATTTGTACAGAAGTATTGTCAGATAAAATAGAATTTGTAATTTCACTCGCAAATTTTGAAGAAATCGAAATTGACGAAGTTAAATTTAATGTTAATATTGAAAAAATATAA
- a CDS encoding DUF2062 domain-containing protein, translated as MKNFIQNSIKSQKVFYRYFRRKGIKRLFKENILESDGDNKSKALSIALGIFIGISPFWGFHTVLALSLATVFKLNKFLSFVFSQVSIAPLAPFIIGISMFFGSFFVEGKTDFSHQELNLEMVKHNLLQYVVGSFIFATLLAISFGFTFFYLLNLFRKESTS; from the coding sequence TTGAAAAACTTCATTCAAAATTCCATTAAAAGTCAGAAAGTATTCTATCGATATTTTCGCAGGAAAGGTATTAAAAGACTTTTCAAAGAAAATATCTTAGAAAGTGATGGAGACAACAAAAGTAAAGCACTTTCTATCGCCTTAGGAATTTTTATTGGAATTTCTCCTTTTTGGGGATTTCATACTGTTTTAGCGCTTTCATTGGCAACAGTTTTTAAACTGAATAAATTTTTATCCTTCGTTTTCTCTCAAGTTAGCATTGCTCCTTTAGCACCTTTTATTATAGGGATTTCTATGTTTTTCGGTTCGTTTTTCGTGGAAGGAAAAACCGATTTTTCTCATCAAGAATTGAATTTAGAAATGGTAAAACACAACTTGTTACAATACGTCGTGGGAAGTTTTATTTTCGCCACTTTGTTAGCGATTAGTTTTGGTTTTACATTTTTCTATTTATTGAATCTTTTCCGAAAAGAAAGTACGTCTTAA